One segment of Streptomyces roseifaciens DNA contains the following:
- a CDS encoding ABC transporter substrate-binding protein produces MAPGSVRRAPRRRGAAAGIAATTLAALLFAACAQDTGTGEDGGSGPGGRSTTVTVGTFGVFGYKQAGLYAEYERLHPDVTIKESVIERNDAYYPQLLTHLAAGGGLADIQAVETGNINEIVTTQADRFVDLSRAEGVRRSDWLRWKWDQATTRTGRTIGLGTDIGPIAVCYRKDLFARAGLPTDRESVGRLWAGDWRKYIETGKRYKAHAPAGTVFTDSAAGIYNASVHAHAERYYDRGGRPVYRTSPAVRESWDLAVQAARGGLTARLKQFEKPWDQAYANGRFASVACPPWMLGYIKEKAGAAGRNKWDVAPAPRPANWGGSFITVPRAARHRAAATALAVWLTAPEQQAKLFGRQASIPSTPASYAMPLVRDARNPYFGGAPVGRIFSEAARAVPTLVIGPKEAQIGTAFTDVGIPQVEQQGKSPEAAWKAAQKEIENAVDA; encoded by the coding sequence ATGGCACCCGGCAGCGTCAGGCGCGCCCCGCGGCGCCGCGGGGCGGCCGCCGGCATTGCCGCCACCACGCTCGCCGCCCTCCTCTTCGCCGCCTGCGCCCAGGACACCGGGACCGGCGAGGACGGCGGGAGCGGCCCCGGCGGCCGGAGCACCACGGTCACCGTCGGCACCTTCGGCGTCTTCGGCTACAAGCAGGCGGGCCTCTACGCCGAGTACGAGCGGCTGCACCCCGACGTCACGATCAAAGAGAGCGTGATCGAGCGGAACGACGCCTACTACCCGCAGCTCCTCACCCACCTCGCGGCCGGCGGCGGCCTCGCCGACATCCAGGCCGTCGAGACCGGCAACATCAACGAGATCGTCACCACCCAGGCCGACCGCTTCGTCGACCTCTCCCGCGCCGAGGGCGTCCGCCGGAGCGACTGGCTGCGCTGGAAGTGGGACCAGGCCACCACCCGCACCGGCCGCACCATCGGCCTCGGCACGGACATCGGCCCCATCGCCGTCTGCTACCGCAAGGACCTCTTCGCCCGGGCCGGGCTGCCCACCGACCGCGAGAGCGTCGGCAGGCTCTGGGCGGGCGACTGGCGGAAGTACATCGAGACCGGCAAGCGGTACAAGGCGCACGCCCCCGCCGGCACGGTCTTCACCGACTCGGCCGCCGGCATCTACAACGCCTCCGTCCACGCCCACGCCGAGCGCTACTACGACCGCGGCGGCCGGCCCGTCTACCGCACCAGCCCCGCCGTCAGGGAGTCCTGGGACCTGGCCGTGCAGGCCGCCCGGGGCGGGCTGACCGCCCGGCTCAAGCAGTTCGAGAAGCCCTGGGACCAGGCCTACGCCAACGGCCGCTTCGCCTCCGTCGCCTGCCCGCCCTGGATGCTCGGCTACATCAAGGAGAAGGCGGGCGCCGCCGGCAGGAACAAGTGGGACGTGGCCCCCGCCCCCCGCCCCGCCAACTGGGGCGGCTCCTTCATCACCGTGCCCAGGGCCGCCCGGCACCGCGCCGCGGCCACCGCCCTCGCCGTCTGGCTCACCGCCCCCGAGCAGCAGGCCAAGCTCTTCGGCCGGCAGGCCAGCATCCCCTCCACCCCCGCCTCCTACGCGATGCCGCTCGTGCGGGACGCCCGCAACCCCTACTTCGGCGGCGCCCCCGTCGGCCGGATCTTCTCGGAGGCGGCCCGCGCCGTCCCGACGCTGGTCATCGGCCCGAAGGAGGCACAGATCGGCACCGCCTTCACCGACGTCGGCATCCCCCAGGTCGAGCAGCAGGGCAAGTCCCCGGAGGCCGCCTGGAAGGCGGCGCAGAAGGAGATCGAGAACGCGGTGGACGCATGA
- a CDS encoding M6 family metalloprotease domain-containing protein, giving the protein MGVDRPRPLRRVGAVLTVLCAIAATTLVAVPAQAVGPGGPCALPRSQAHHSEGLDSWNPAYPRPVGRLDAVMIFLSFPDSKPAVSPEKLAADHFPATSRFFERASYGRFSLRAHPVKRWVRMPRSATSYRIQRDWEGDRRSDYLRDAVAAADPGVDFSRYDLVYLVADPDAPGVDSDATKVVNLDRPLQADGAQLRRIVTVFEHHPPDRNVLAHETGHVLDLPDLYHRPTDGKGDWDTHVGDWDLMGSQFGLASDPFGWHKWKLGWLTPAQVACARGPSGALYTLQPLETPIQPGGDGRTRLIVIRTGTTTALVVEARSASGNDSGACTEGVLVYRVHSDTASGSGPVQVLDGHPGHQACWGESVYPPLADAPLGVGESLSSETDGVRVTVRGRTAGGSWTVGVTRA; this is encoded by the coding sequence ATGGGAGTGGACCGGCCGCGGCCGCTGCGCCGCGTCGGGGCCGTCCTCACCGTCCTGTGCGCCATCGCGGCGACCACCCTCGTCGCCGTTCCCGCCCAGGCCGTGGGGCCCGGCGGGCCCTGCGCGCTCCCGCGCAGCCAGGCCCACCACTCCGAAGGGCTCGACAGCTGGAACCCCGCCTATCCACGGCCCGTCGGGCGGCTCGACGCCGTCATGATCTTCCTGTCCTTCCCGGACTCCAAGCCCGCCGTGTCCCCCGAGAAGCTCGCGGCCGACCACTTCCCCGCCACCAGCCGCTTCTTCGAGCGGGCCTCCTACGGGAGGTTCTCCCTGCGCGCCCACCCGGTGAAGCGGTGGGTCAGGATGCCCCGGTCCGCCACCTCGTACCGCATACAGCGCGACTGGGAGGGCGACCGGCGCTCCGACTACCTGCGCGACGCCGTCGCCGCCGCCGATCCCGGCGTGGACTTCAGCCGCTACGACCTCGTCTACCTCGTTGCCGACCCCGACGCCCCGGGCGTCGACTCCGACGCCACCAAGGTCGTCAACCTCGACCGGCCCCTGCAGGCCGACGGCGCGCAGCTGCGCCGCATCGTCACCGTCTTCGAGCACCACCCGCCCGACCGCAACGTCCTCGCCCACGAGACCGGGCACGTCCTCGACCTGCCCGACCTCTACCACCGGCCCACCGACGGCAAGGGCGACTGGGACACCCACGTCGGCGACTGGGACCTCATGGGCAGCCAGTTCGGGCTCGCCTCCGACCCGTTCGGCTGGCACAAGTGGAAGCTCGGCTGGCTCACACCGGCCCAGGTCGCCTGCGCCCGCGGGCCCAGCGGCGCCCTCTACACCCTCCAGCCGCTGGAGACGCCGATACAGCCCGGCGGCGACGGCCGCACCCGCCTGATCGTGATCCGTACGGGCACCACCACGGCCCTCGTCGTGGAGGCGCGCTCCGCCTCGGGCAACGACAGCGGCGCCTGCACCGAGGGCGTCCTCGTCTACCGGGTGCACAGCGACACCGCCTCGGGCAGCGGGCCGGTCCAGGTGCTCGACGGGCACCCGGGCCACCAGGCCTGCTGGGGCGAGTCCGTCTACCCGCCGCTGGCCGACGCGCCGCTGGGCGTGGGGGAGTCCCTGTCCTCGGAGACCGACGGGGTGCGGGTGACCGTACGGGGGCGGACGGCCGGAGGGTCGTGGACCGTCGGGGTGACCCGGGCGTGA
- a CDS encoding carbohydrate ABC transporter permease — MTATAGTVEEAGAPVPRPPGTHGGARPGPWRSRLYRWDVRYSPYAFIAPFFLFFGAFGLFPLLYTGWASLHRVELAAPDHMEWVGLHNYIRLLDDAFFWNALRNTFTIGVISTVPQLLMALGLAHLLHYRLRAATFWRVALLTPYATSVAAATLVFVLLYGRDYGMVNWALGALGIGPVDWQNGTWTSQFAVSSIVIWRWTGYNALIYLAAMQAVPDELYESAALDGASRRQQFRHITVPALRPTILFTVVVSTIGATQLFGEPLLFGGAGGQKGGASHQFQTLGLYLYEQGWFNFHLGRASAVAWTMFLILLLIAAANMLIARRLRKSH, encoded by the coding sequence ATGACGGCCACGGCCGGGACCGTCGAGGAGGCCGGGGCCCCCGTCCCCCGCCCGCCCGGCACGCACGGCGGCGCCCGCCCGGGCCCGTGGCGCAGCCGCCTCTACCGCTGGGACGTCCGCTACAGCCCCTACGCCTTCATCGCGCCGTTCTTCCTCTTCTTCGGCGCCTTCGGCCTCTTCCCCCTCCTCTACACCGGGTGGGCCTCGCTGCACCGGGTCGAGCTGGCCGCGCCGGACCACATGGAGTGGGTGGGCCTGCACAACTACATCCGCCTGCTGGACGACGCCTTCTTCTGGAACGCCCTGCGCAACACCTTCACCATCGGCGTGATCTCCACCGTCCCGCAGCTGCTGATGGCGCTCGGCCTCGCCCACCTCCTGCACTACCGGCTGCGCGCCGCCACCTTCTGGCGGGTCGCCCTCCTCACCCCGTACGCCACCTCCGTCGCCGCCGCCACCCTCGTCTTCGTCCTCCTCTACGGACGCGACTACGGCATGGTCAACTGGGCCCTGGGCGCCCTCGGCATCGGCCCCGTCGACTGGCAGAACGGCACCTGGACCTCCCAGTTCGCGGTCTCCTCGATCGTCATCTGGCGGTGGACGGGCTACAACGCCCTGATCTACCTGGCCGCCATGCAGGCCGTGCCCGACGAGCTGTACGAGTCGGCGGCGCTGGACGGGGCCTCCCGCCGGCAGCAGTTCCGCCACATCACCGTGCCCGCCCTGCGCCCGACCATCCTGTTCACCGTCGTCGTCTCCACCATCGGCGCCACCCAGCTCTTCGGCGAGCCCCTGCTCTTCGGCGGGGCGGGCGGCCAGAAGGGCGGGGCCTCGCACCAGTTCCAGACCCTCGGCCTCTACCTCTACGAACAGGGCTGGTTCAACTTCCACCTCGGGCGCGCCTCCGCCGTCGCCTGGACGATGTTCCTGATCCTGTTGCTGATCGCCGCGGCCAACATGCTCATCGCGCGGCGGCTGCGGAAGAGCCACTGA
- a CDS encoding LLM class flavin-dependent oxidoreductase has product MPDAQDDFIRGQAPGSAPVPLSVLDLATVGAGRTARQALTTTVELARLAERRGYHRFWVSEHHSMPAIASSSPAVVLAHLAAHTERIRLGSGGVMLPNHAPLVIAEQFGTLEAFAPGRVDLGLGRAPGTDGATAAALRRTDRLSEGADEFPQQLAELVRFLDDDFPDGHRYAGIHAVPGPVQGRVPGGVQRADRPSVWLLGSSGFSARLAGALGLPFSFAHHFSSGSTVAALELYRECFRPSSVLDRPYAKIGVQAFAAEDAGEARRQVLTGALSMLRVRTGRPGLVPTPEEAASYDFGPAEREFVDSRIANVVHGTPEAVREGLNHLVKTTGVDELMITTNAHGAEARLRSYELIADVYGM; this is encoded by the coding sequence GTGCCCGACGCGCAGGACGACTTCATCCGGGGGCAGGCCCCGGGCAGCGCCCCCGTTCCCCTGTCCGTACTGGACCTGGCGACCGTCGGCGCCGGACGGACCGCCCGGCAGGCCCTCACCACCACCGTCGAGCTGGCCCGCCTGGCCGAGCGCCGCGGCTACCACCGCTTCTGGGTCTCCGAGCACCACTCGATGCCCGCCATCGCGAGCTCCTCCCCGGCCGTCGTCCTCGCCCACCTCGCGGCCCACACCGAGCGCATCCGCCTCGGCTCCGGCGGGGTGATGCTCCCCAACCACGCGCCGCTGGTGATAGCCGAGCAGTTCGGCACCCTGGAGGCCTTCGCCCCCGGGCGCGTGGACCTCGGCCTCGGGCGCGCCCCGGGGACGGACGGCGCCACCGCCGCCGCGCTGCGCCGCACCGACCGGCTGAGCGAGGGCGCGGACGAGTTCCCGCAGCAGCTGGCCGAGCTCGTCCGCTTCCTCGACGACGACTTCCCCGACGGCCACCGCTACGCCGGGATCCACGCCGTGCCCGGCCCGGTCCAGGGCCGCGTGCCCGGCGGGGTGCAGCGCGCCGACCGCCCCTCGGTCTGGCTGCTCGGCTCCTCCGGCTTCAGCGCGCGGCTCGCCGGCGCCCTCGGTCTGCCCTTCTCCTTCGCGCACCACTTCTCCTCCGGCAGCACGGTGGCCGCGCTGGAGCTCTACCGCGAGTGCTTCCGCCCCTCCTCGGTCCTCGACCGCCCGTACGCCAAGATCGGCGTGCAGGCGTTCGCGGCGGAGGACGCGGGGGAGGCCCGCCGCCAGGTGCTCACCGGTGCGCTGTCGATGCTGCGGGTGCGCACGGGGCGGCCGGGGCTGGTCCCGACGCCGGAGGAGGCGGCGTCGTACGACTTCGGCCCGGCGGAGCGGGAGTTCGTCGACAGCCGGATCGCCAATGTGGTGCACGGTACGCCCGAGGCGGTCAGGGAGGGGCTGAACCACCTGGTGAAGACGACCGGCGTCGACGAACTGATGATCACTACGAATGCGCACGGCGCCGAGGCGCGGCTGCGCAGCTACGAACTGATCGCGGACGTGTACGGCATGTGA
- a CDS encoding bifunctional DNA primase/polymerase has protein sequence MTSRQYDPRDPFSPHRGAPGTPSRLPRAAHVTLAGADWLASASRFPRSVHALWIDCPANPVVLPCGVAFDVVSAPDLFGRRVLDRLWEKGPGSGPVAAQRGRLQLFAAPGTAQRLPALLGWEEWARAMPPLLCHGTGDTVTVPPLYPSGPEEPVPPVSRWVVAPEVRHPWLPDAEALLWACVRVARTAAGPYPAELPARAGRRTAGLSPEAAPEPAL, from the coding sequence ATGACCTCTCGGCAGTACGACCCGCGCGATCCGTTCTCCCCGCACCGCGGCGCTCCCGGCACCCCCTCCCGGCTGCCCCGCGCCGCCCACGTCACCCTCGCCGGGGCGGACTGGCTCGCCTCGGCCAGCCGCTTCCCCCGCAGCGTGCACGCCCTGTGGATCGACTGCCCGGCCAATCCGGTCGTGCTGCCCTGCGGCGTCGCCTTCGACGTGGTCAGCGCCCCCGACCTGTTCGGCCGCCGGGTGCTGGACCGGTTATGGGAGAAGGGGCCGGGCTCCGGGCCGGTCGCCGCCCAGCGCGGCCGGCTGCAGCTGTTCGCGGCCCCCGGCACGGCCCAGCGCCTGCCCGCGCTGCTCGGCTGGGAGGAGTGGGCCCGCGCGATGCCGCCGCTGCTGTGCCACGGCACGGGCGACACCGTGACCGTCCCGCCGCTCTACCCGTCGGGCCCGGAGGAGCCCGTGCCGCCCGTCTCGCGCTGGGTGGTCGCCCCAGAGGTGCGCCACCCGTGGCTGCCGGACGCCGAGGCGCTGCTGTGGGCCTGTGTGCGGGTGGCCCGCACGGCGGCCGGCCCGTATCCGGCCGAGCTCCCCGCCCGGGCGGGCCGGCGCACCGCCGGGCTCTCCCCCGAGGCCGCCCCCGAGCCCGCCCTGTGA
- a CDS encoding carbohydrate ABC transporter permease has product MRRPRLPRLPHRRAPARTRAGRQLHGGPFTYAVLSLFTAGSLFPLVWTAVTASRDNARLARTPPPFWFGTRLAENAGTAWTEANMGLALLNTLFVAGTVALGTVVFCTVAGFAFARLKFRFSGALLLLTVGTMMVPPQLSVVPLFMVVAELKWTDQLQSVVLPTLVSAFGVFFMRQYLLEALPGELVEAARVDGASSLRVIWHVVFPVARPAMAVLAMLSFVQAWNDFFWPIIALTQENPTVQVALTGLGRGYVPDQSVIMAGALLGTLPLLLAFTLFGRQIVGGIMRGAVKG; this is encoded by the coding sequence CTGCGCAGGCCCCGCCTCCCCCGGCTGCCGCACCGGCGCGCGCCCGCCCGCACCCGCGCGGGCCGGCAGCTGCACGGCGGCCCCTTCACCTACGCGGTGCTGTCGCTCTTCACCGCCGGCTCGCTCTTCCCCCTCGTCTGGACGGCGGTCACCGCCTCCCGGGACAACGCCCGCCTGGCCAGGACGCCGCCGCCCTTCTGGTTCGGCACCCGGCTCGCCGAGAACGCCGGCACCGCCTGGACCGAGGCCAACATGGGCCTGGCCCTGCTCAACACCCTGTTCGTCGCGGGCACCGTCGCACTCGGCACGGTGGTCTTCTGCACCGTCGCCGGTTTCGCCTTCGCCAGGCTGAAGTTCCGCTTCAGCGGCGCGCTGCTGCTCCTGACGGTCGGCACGATGATGGTGCCGCCGCAGCTCAGCGTCGTCCCCCTGTTCATGGTCGTCGCCGAGCTCAAGTGGACCGACCAGCTGCAGTCGGTGGTCCTGCCCACGCTCGTCAGCGCCTTCGGGGTCTTCTTCATGCGCCAGTACCTGCTGGAGGCGCTCCCCGGCGAGCTGGTCGAGGCGGCCCGCGTCGACGGGGCCAGCAGCCTGCGCGTCATCTGGCACGTCGTCTTCCCCGTCGCCCGGCCCGCGATGGCCGTGCTGGCCATGCTCTCCTTCGTCCAGGCCTGGAACGACTTCTTCTGGCCGATCATCGCGCTGACCCAGGAGAACCCCACGGTGCAGGTGGCCCTCACCGGGCTCGGCCGCGGCTACGTCCCCGACCAGTCCGTGATCATGGCCGGCGCGCTGCTGGGCACCCTGCCGCTGCTGCTCGCCTTCACCCTCTTCGGCAGACAGATCGTCGGCGGCATCATGCGGGGCGCCGTCAAGGGCTGA
- a CDS encoding IclR family transcriptional regulator, which produces MALKPDPIAPFHSVQYALRVLEAVARHSGGVTTTQIARETGLPAGHLAHLLPMLRREDYLQRTGDGGYVTGEALVLLGSGGDRSAAMRHKLQQSLAELRDSLGAAVYLSRYIDGEVRITQVADGPHTPRVNEWVDFRSAAHASAVGKCLLTQLDHDDRRDHLSRHRAARLTSRTITSEKVLLSTLDRQPATVPVLDLQEYAVGTVCAAVPVSAGSAVGCLALSLPLAHAHRLRQAAETLNRRAAPLMLSMAL; this is translated from the coding sequence GTGGCGCTCAAGCCCGACCCGATCGCACCGTTCCACTCGGTGCAGTACGCCCTGCGGGTGCTCGAGGCGGTCGCCCGGCACTCCGGCGGGGTCACCACCACCCAGATCGCACGCGAGACCGGGCTGCCCGCCGGCCACCTCGCCCACCTCCTGCCGATGCTCCGCCGCGAGGACTACCTGCAGCGGACCGGCGACGGCGGATACGTCACGGGCGAAGCCCTCGTCCTGCTCGGCTCCGGCGGCGACCGCAGCGCCGCCATGCGCCACAAACTGCAGCAGTCGCTGGCCGAGCTCCGCGATTCCCTCGGCGCCGCCGTGTACCTGAGCCGCTACATCGACGGCGAGGTCAGGATCACGCAGGTCGCGGACGGGCCGCACACCCCGCGGGTCAACGAGTGGGTCGACTTCCGCTCCGCCGCCCACGCCAGCGCCGTCGGCAAGTGCCTGCTCACCCAGCTCGACCACGACGACCGCCGCGACCACCTCTCGCGCCACCGGGCCGCCCGGCTCACGTCCCGGACGATCACCAGCGAGAAGGTGCTCCTCAGCACCCTCGACCGGCAGCCCGCGACCGTCCCCGTCCTCGATCTCCAGGAGTACGCCGTCGGCACGGTGTGCGCGGCCGTCCCGGTCAGCGCGGGGAGCGCCGTCGGCTGCCTCGCCCTCTCGCTCCCGCTGGCCCACGCCCACCGGCTGCGGCAGGCCGCGGAGACGCTGAACCGGCGGGCCGCACCCCTGATGCTGTCGATGGCCCTCTGA
- a CDS encoding putative bifunctional diguanylate cyclase/phosphodiesterase encodes MRPIRNQCGTNALRERAVSGTLDGQGGAPCPTPTVVTQRNESSDFRAAFNAAQLAMAVVGRDGLVRTANHALGALLGTDPARLADAPAAEFTGLREDSRTWSAYREVLLGRRERLHCTRRLKHTGGQGVWAEVIVTPLPDSCDTLLSVADISDRRDLRARLRHLRMHDPVTRLPNRSLFFERLTAALATASAARGGQGRIGVCYLDLDGFKAINDTLGHRAGDRLLGAVARRLSECAAPGGHLVARLGGDEFALLVEESEGTEQLVELAACIQDGLQRPFEVAGQRLSVSASIGVVERPAAGTHATELMQAADTTLYWAKADGKARWTLFDPERNAHRMTRQALSSTLRPAVERGEFVLQYQPLVGLGDGVVRGVEALVRWRHPQFGMLPPNRFIGLAEETGAIVPLGRWVLATACRQARRWQLAHPAEPIVVSVNVAVRQVWDSDLVSDVAAILAETGLPARLLQLELTESAVMGSAGRPLQQLRQLSDMGVAIAIDDFGTGYSNLAYLSRLPVSTLKLDGSFVRGFRSGEPPNPADETIVEALVQLAHRLGITVTAECVESAEQAERLGRIGCDTGQGWFYSRPVPADSISSLLTTGVRP; translated from the coding sequence ATGAGACCCATACGAAACCAGTGCGGAACGAATGCCTTGCGGGAGCGAGCGGTGAGCGGAACCCTCGATGGCCAGGGCGGCGCGCCCTGCCCAACGCCTACAGTCGTCACGCAACGTAATGAATCCAGTGATTTTCGTGCCGCGTTCAATGCCGCGCAGCTCGCCATGGCCGTGGTGGGCCGCGACGGTCTGGTGCGCACCGCCAACCACGCGCTCGGGGCGCTGCTGGGCACCGACCCGGCCCGGCTCGCCGACGCCCCGGCCGCCGAGTTCACCGGCCTGCGCGAGGACTCGCGCACCTGGAGCGCGTACCGCGAGGTGCTGCTCGGCCGCCGCGAGCGGCTGCACTGCACCCGGCGGCTGAAGCACACCGGCGGCCAGGGGGTGTGGGCCGAAGTGATCGTCACCCCGCTGCCCGACAGCTGCGACACCCTGCTGTCCGTCGCCGACATCAGCGACCGGCGCGACCTGCGCGCCCGGCTGCGGCACCTGCGGATGCACGACCCCGTCACCCGGCTGCCCAACCGCAGCCTCTTCTTCGAGCGGCTGACCGCCGCGCTGGCAACGGCCTCCGCCGCCCGGGGCGGACAGGGCCGGATCGGGGTCTGCTATCTGGACCTCGACGGCTTCAAGGCCATCAACGACACCCTCGGCCACCGGGCCGGGGACCGGCTGCTGGGGGCGGTGGCCCGGCGGCTGAGCGAGTGCGCGGCGCCCGGCGGGCACCTCGTCGCCCGGCTCGGGGGCGACGAGTTCGCGCTGCTGGTGGAGGAGTCCGAGGGCACCGAACAGCTCGTCGAGCTCGCCGCCTGCATCCAGGACGGGCTCCAGCGGCCGTTCGAGGTGGCCGGGCAGCGGCTGTCGGTCTCGGCGAGCATCGGCGTCGTGGAGCGCCCCGCGGCCGGCACCCACGCCACCGAACTGATGCAGGCCGCCGACACCACGCTGTACTGGGCGAAGGCCGACGGCAAGGCCCGCTGGACGCTCTTCGACCCCGAGCGCAACGCCCACCGGATGACCCGCCAGGCCCTGTCCAGCACGCTGCGGCCCGCGGTCGAGCGCGGCGAATTCGTCCTCCAGTACCAGCCGTTGGTGGGCCTGGGGGACGGGGTCGTCCGGGGGGTGGAGGCGCTGGTCCGCTGGCGTCACCCGCAGTTCGGGATGCTCCCGCCGAATCGGTTCATCGGCCTCGCCGAGGAGACCGGCGCGATCGTCCCCCTGGGCCGCTGGGTGCTCGCGACCGCCTGCCGCCAGGCACGGCGCTGGCAGCTCGCCCACCCCGCGGAGCCGATCGTCGTCAGCGTCAACGTCGCGGTGCGGCAGGTGTGGGACTCCGACCTGGTCTCCGACGTGGCGGCGATCCTCGCCGAGACGGGGCTGCCGGCCCGGCTGCTGCAGCTGGAGCTCACCGAGTCGGCGGTGATGGGCTCGGCCGGCCGGCCGCTGCAGCAGCTGCGCCAGCTCAGCGACATGGGCGTGGCCATCGCCATCGACGACTTCGGCACGGGCTACTCCAACCTCGCCTACCTCAGCCGGCTGCCGGTCTCCACGCTCAAGCTCGACGGCTCCTTCGTCCGGGGCTTCCGCTCCGGGGAGCCGCCGAACCCCGCGGACGAGACGATCGTCGAGGCCCTCGTCCAGCTCGCGCACCGGCTGGGGATCACCGTGACGGCGGAGTGCGTGGAGAGCGCGGAGCAGGCGGAGCGGCTGGGGCGGATCGGCTGCGACACGGGGCAGGGCTGGTTCTACTCCCGCCCCGTGCCGGCGGACTCGATCTCCTCCCTGCTGACGACGGGGGTGCGGCCGTAG
- a CDS encoding GH1 family beta-glucosidase, producing the protein MTVNFPPGFLWGTATAAYQIEGAPREDGRTPSIWDTFSHTPGRTLGGDTGDTATDHYHRRADDVRLMADLGLGAYRFSVSWPRVQPSGRGHANQAGLDFYRALADDLLDHGIRPVLTLYHWDLPQELESAGGWPERGTAHRFADYAHLVAEALGDRVEMWTTLNEPWCSAFLGYGSGVHAPGRSDDLAALRAAHHLNLAHGLGAQALRAALPSHGQVSVTLNPGVVRAFTGAPQDVDAQRRIDALATRIFTGPMLHGAYPGDLLADTAAITDWSFVHDGDPAVIKHPLDSLGVNYYTPTVVAAATGNGDLPGETPERSPFPAAEGVAFHRPPGKRTAMDWSVDPTGLYDLLVRFAEEVPGLPLVVTENGAAYDDKPDGDGTVHDPERIAYLHAHLDAVRRAIADGADVRGYFLWSLLDNFEWAYGYSKRFGAVHVDYATQVRTPKSSARWYSQVARTGQLPPY; encoded by the coding sequence ATGACCGTGAACTTCCCGCCCGGCTTCCTCTGGGGCACCGCGACCGCGGCGTACCAGATCGAGGGCGCGCCCCGCGAGGACGGCCGCACGCCCTCCATCTGGGACACCTTCTCCCACACCCCCGGCAGGACCCTCGGCGGCGACACCGGCGACACGGCCACCGACCACTACCACCGCCGCGCGGACGACGTCCGGCTGATGGCGGACCTCGGCCTCGGCGCGTACCGCTTCTCCGTCTCGTGGCCGCGCGTGCAGCCCTCCGGCCGCGGCCACGCCAACCAGGCCGGCCTGGACTTCTACCGCGCCCTCGCCGACGACCTCCTCGACCACGGCATCCGCCCCGTACTGACCCTCTACCACTGGGACCTGCCGCAGGAGCTGGAGTCGGCCGGCGGCTGGCCCGAGCGCGGCACCGCCCACCGCTTCGCGGACTACGCCCACCTCGTCGCCGAGGCCCTCGGCGACCGCGTCGAGATGTGGACGACCCTCAACGAGCCCTGGTGCAGCGCCTTCCTCGGCTACGGCTCCGGGGTGCACGCCCCCGGCCGCTCCGACGACCTCGCGGCCCTGCGCGCCGCGCACCACCTCAACCTGGCCCACGGCCTGGGCGCCCAGGCCCTGCGCGCGGCCCTGCCCTCCCACGGGCAGGTGTCGGTCACCCTCAACCCCGGCGTCGTCCGCGCCTTCACCGGCGCCCCGCAGGACGTCGACGCCCAGCGGCGCATCGACGCCCTGGCCACCCGCATCTTCACGGGCCCCATGCTGCACGGCGCCTACCCCGGGGACCTGCTCGCCGACACGGCGGCGATCACGGACTGGTCGTTCGTGCACGACGGCGACCCGGCGGTCATCAAGCACCCGCTCGACTCGCTGGGCGTCAACTACTACACGCCCACCGTGGTGGCGGCCGCCACGGGCAACGGCGACCTGCCCGGCGAGACCCCCGAGCGCTCGCCGTTCCCGGCGGCCGAGGGCGTCGCCTTCCACCGCCCGCCCGGCAAGCGCACCGCCATGGACTGGTCCGTCGACCCCACCGGCCTGTACGACCTGCTGGTCCGCTTCGCCGAGGAGGTCCCCGGTCTGCCCCTGGTGGTCACCGAGAACGGTGCGGCCTACGACGACAAGCCCGACGGCGACGGCACGGTGCACGACCCGGAGCGCATCGCCTACCTGCACGCCCACCTCGACGCCGTCCGGCGGGCGATCGCCGACGGGGCCGACGTGCGCGGCTACTTCCTCTGGTCGCTGCTCGACAACTTCGAGTGGGCCTACGGCTACAGCAAGCGCTTCGGCGCGGTCCACGTCGACTACGCCACCCAGGTCCGCACGCCCAAGTCCAGCGCCCGCTGGTACTCCCAGGTGGCCCGGACGGGCCAGCTGCCGCCGTACTGA